A region from the Panicum hallii strain FIL2 chromosome 1, PHallii_v3.1, whole genome shotgun sequence genome encodes:
- the LOC112875065 gene encoding phosphopantothenoylcysteine decarboxylase subunit VHS3-like produces the protein MAMHRAASLAIRRLAATAAVAAASPSPALVLAPLWQPATAAATSSRFLMQPITTMAGAPCARRGYAASGGAGRKAARAVSESEEDEDEEFEAVGSDGEFDGDFDDEDLDEFDDDDEDDDDYDAAPKRGRR, from the coding sequence ATGGCCATGCACCGCGCCGCCTCGCTCGCCatccgccgcctcgccgccacagccgcggtggcggcggcctcCCCGAGCCCGGCGCTCGTCCTCGCCCCTCTCTGGCagccggcgacggcggccgccACCAGCTCCAGATTTCTCATGCAGCCCATTACTACGATGGCTGGGGCTCCGTGCGCCCGACGCGGGTACGCggcaagcggcggcgcggggcggaaGGCGGCCAGGGCGGTGAGCGAGAGCGAGGAGGATGAAGACGAGGAATTCGAGGCCGTGGGCAGCGACGGGGAGTTCGACGGCGACTTTGACGACGAGGATCTTGACGAATTcgacgacgatgatgaggaCGACGACGATTACGACGCCGCGCCCAAGCGCGGGAGGCGCTAA
- the LOC112903719 gene encoding plasma membrane-associated cation-binding protein 1-like translates to MDIWKSKVLPKIKVVFAKSGGKKAAAAAELVKSFDESKEGINGEFEEKKADLQPKVVEIYESVPAPLKVLIKERSKVSGIKKNSAAITKFFEDLAKIEFPGAKQVSEGISKVGPALLSGPIFATFEKVSSLLPAAVEEAPKEAPAVAAAEDAAEKKDAAAAAEEKKEEAPAGEKKEEVPAAVEEKKEEAAAPAAAAETAPPAADAPAADPAAEAALAEAAAEAAAPAEPAAKAEEETPKA, encoded by the exons ATGGATATCTGGAAGTCCAAGGTGCTGCCCAAGATCAAGGTCGTCTTCGCCAAGTCCGGCGGCAAGaaggcagccgccgccgccgagctcgtCAAGTCCTTCGACGAGTCCAAG GAGGGGATCAATGGCGAGTTCGAGGAGAAGAAGGCGGATCTCCAGCCTAAGGTCGTCGAGATCTACGAGTCTGTTCCTGCGCCGCTCAAG GTTCTGATCAAGGAGAGGAGCAAGGTGTCTGGGATCAAGAAGAACTCGGCCGCCATCACCAAGTTCTTCGAGGATCTGGCCAAGATCG AGTTCCCTGGCGCCAAGCAAGTGAGCGAGGGCATCTCCAAGGTCGGCCCCGCCCTGCTGTCCGGCCCCATCTTCGCCACGTTCGAGAAGGTCTCCTCCCTGCTACCTGCCGCCGTCGAGGAGGCGCCCAAGGAGGCCccggccgtcgccgccgccgaggacgCAGCCGAGAAgaaggacgccgccgccgctgccgaggagaagaaagaggaagcgCCGGCCGGTGAGAAGAAGGAAGAGGTTCCGGCAGCCGTTgaggagaagaaagaggaggcggctgcgcccgccgccgcagccgagACTGCGCCCCCTGCTGCCGATGCACCTGCCGCAGATCCCGCTGCGGAGGCGGCGCtggccgaggcagcggcggaagCCGCGGCCCCAGCCGAGCCCGCGGCGAAGGCCGAGGAGGAGACGCCCAAGGCCTAG